A window from Pleuronectes platessa chromosome 6, fPlePla1.1, whole genome shotgun sequence encodes these proteins:
- the angptl7 gene encoding angiopoietin-related protein 7 translates to MAKVNLSVVALGVTLLLLAETWAQNPRKRLAPSKAQCCDDVRSLKVQVATLTSLLEELGRKQETDLMSVVRQVMELDKQNRQQEARVTEAESKYSEINNRVEIMQLQTLQSATQTSSDAIYDCSSLYSKSYKISGEYKLPKDEFLGTPELSVFCDMETNGGGWTLIQRRKVGLTSFNRDWKQYKNGFGSIRGDFWLGNDHIFRITRQPSVLRIEMEDWEGKSRYAEYGYFTVSNELNSYKLFLANYSGNAGDSLRYHNNTNFSTIHKDNDKCVDDCASLRKGGYWYNCCTDSNLNGVFYRYGEHTRNTDGITWYGWHGPNYSLKRVEMKVRPVGFQP, encoded by the exons ATGGCAAAAGTTAACTTGAGCGTGGTGGCTCTAGGGGTCACGCTGCTCCTATTAGCAGAGACATGGGCCCAGAATCCCAGGAAGAGACTGGCGCCTTCGAAGGCTCAGTGCTGCGACGACGTGCGCTCTCTCAAGGTTCAGGTGGCCACTCTGACCAGTCTCCTCGAGGAGCTGGGTCGCAAGCAGGAGACAGACTTAATGAGCGTTGTGAGGCAAGTAATGGAGCTGGACAAGCAGAACCGGCAGCAGGAGGCACGGGTTACAGAGGCAGAGAGCAAGTACTCCGAGATCAACAACCGTGTGGAGATCATGCAGCTGCAAACCCTGCAGTCTGCAACCCAGACCTCATCAG ATGCCATATATGACTGTTCATCACTCTACAGCAAGAGCTACAAGATCTCTGGCGAGTACAAGCTGCCTAAAGATGAGTTTCTGGGGACACCTGAGCTGAGC GTCTTCTGCGATATGGAGACAAACGGAGGCGGTTGGACTCTGATCCAAAGGCGAAAAGTCGGCCTCACATCATTCAACCGTGACTGGAAGCAGTACAAAAATGGATTTGGATCCATCCGTGGAGACTTCTGGCTCGGCAATGACCACATCTTCCGTATAACAAGGCAGCCCAGTGTGCTCAGGATTGAGATGGAG GACTGGGAAGGAAAGTCACGCTACGCTGAGTATGGTTATTTCACTGTGAGTAATGAGCTCAACAGCTACAAGCTCTTCCTCGCCAACTACAGTGGGAACGCTGGAGACTCCCTGCGCTACCACAACAACACCAACTTCAGCACCATCCACAAGGACAACGACAAATGTGTGGACGACTGTGCTTCCCTGCGCAAAG GTGGTTACTGGTACAACTGCTGCACCGACTCAAACTTGAACGGCGTTTTTTACCGCTACGGCGAGCACACAAGGAACACAGATGGGATCACTTGGTACGGCTGGCACGGGCCCAACTACTCCCTCAAGAGAGTTGAGATGAAGGTCCGGCCAGTGGGTTTTCAACCATAA